The sequence below is a genomic window from Homalodisca vitripennis isolate AUS2020 unplaced genomic scaffold, UT_GWSS_2.1 ScUCBcl_10237;HRSCAF=19020, whole genome shotgun sequence.
TTTGACTTTAGCAGTATCGTGTGGGGTATAAGTATatgaaaaatagataaataaatttaattttaaaagtgagaCTGAAATTATGCATCTCaacatatattaaaatcataaattccCTTTCTGTTTGAATCTTCGTTAATCATTATACTtatcaattgttatttttacgCTGTGACGGATCTGGATTCACGTAACTCTTGTTATGATACGTCAGATGtcatttactacaaaattttaaacaaaataggcTACGTATCATATTCAGTATATCATTATTGACTTTGTAGCGGTTTGATTGCTTGAAAACAAggataaaataaacgttttctaaaaatgaaacctAGATTGATTTATCGCCCCCGAAACCCCCTTTATACAAAAGTTTAATGGAAAATCGATAGGAGCCGTTTCTTGAAATTCAGATTGTACTCGTATATATTACAAGAATTGCTTCGTTTAAAAGGTAAACCGATGACTCGAAGAACAGAAAAGTAGGTAGCTTTACATTATTACCctagtattattacattttcttatatgGTCTTCTAGGATACTATACatctatatagtatatattactttacttgaaaatatggctgtgtatttgtatatacttaaataattatgtattttacatttaaatgttttttagcaatttcaaaaaaaaaaaaaatccatgcCATCCctgatgaaaaaaaatattatgatacaaTTTAATATGACCTTTTTATAGAGGATATATTTACTGCGTTATACAACTACACAGATTTTGAGGACATGAAATTAGTAATCTTTTTTTTACCGCGGCCTGAGTGGTTTTGGTATTGAAAACTACGCGCATTCCGTTTAGACGCAGTAGACGGCTTGACACATGAACAAATATcagacaaataacaaaatatgaactttcaagttaaatattattttacaatgttcaaACTATTTCGGTTTACTTTGGTTGTTGTAATGTATGGATTTTCATACACGAACGTCTTGTGACAGAAACACATTATAGCGATCGGTTTTAAATAATGTGATCGCAATAAATTAAATGAACGTTATACGAATTATAAATTGAcggaaaaataaaactattttgtttttggttGATTTTAATATGTCATCATGTAATAGTGATAAAAAAGACTCTaataccaaaaaaaatttttttaattcaatagatATCTTGTTTGGTTATTATTACAGGCATCAACCTGAGATCTGACATGGGAGGCCACCGGTTATTGACAACATTTTTTGTTAATCTTTCCATATAACAGATtagccttttatttagcagtttttttttagaaagtaaCTACTCTGTAATcctggaaaaaattataaataactgataattttttgtaagttaaagtatccgaaaaaaaaacatttcaacatGGAAAATTGGAATTACCAGTGGTAGTGTCATATGAAAGAGATGTTAAAAGGAAGATCATTCATTTTTACAGATAAAgttgtttagtaaaaacataTGTATGAAATTAAACTAGACGAGAGCTCCAAGATGCTTATATTTTATGTCATTCGTCCATCagaatttaatagtttttatatagtaaagAAGTTCGAACATAAAAACTTGTTGATAGAGTAAAATATTTGGACCACCTTCCGGCGGCTGATAGGTTTACGACCATAAGGGGCGTTGAcagtttcaatatttcatttttataggtTAGGTCAAactattaaatacatgtttttgatAAGCATCCTAATTTTGTATGTCTTACACAATTTTGGTTGAAACAATTGGCCGAAGAAAGTTGTAACAGTAACAGCTAGCGAAAAGTGTTAATCCAACTTtcaagaatttataatatttataaatggttaaaaattCGTCAATACAAAACagttgtgtatttttattctattttgttaataatacCACTATCGGGTATTCGTTAATAACACActgttattaatacaataaatacgcGATAAGAACTACGTTTAAGCTAATATTACGGAATTAGCCATTCAAAGAGATGAGATCAATATTAGTATATTGTAATACTTCCCAACGGGTCGCAGTACGGACCGTCATTCCTGAAAGGTGTACGAAGGCCATGTGGCATTGTTGTTTTCTATACGAGAACGTCAGAcgcttatatttaaaatattaaaacaaattgaaacaaaagATGAGCTACCACAATGTTCTAATACGAATATACTTCCagtttaacaaaagttttaaaattataccttaaatatttgaatcaatgagtaggaggggggggggggttaacaacACTCTAAACTCCCTTCCCGGATACGCCTATGCTTGTAGGCGGATTAAAAGTAAATGTGGGTACAAATACTGTAAACATTACGTTAGTAGAGTTTGGATAAGTCAGTTAGCCTAGTACCAAAccaatacaatatatttgaaaataacggCAAACATGATCTGTTCCGATAGTTTTCTAGGTCATTGTTATAGGATATTCCACAGCAAGAATATTTTACAAGAGTGTGATTCACAAAGATTAAACAtcgaaaacaataatttacataatCAAATGCCCTATGTTTTAATGGTTCGTGGCATGATAACTAACGTTATGATGATGGGAAGTAGTTGCCCAAACGAAAAAAAGGTTcggttttttattgttgttacttttTTTGCAGTTTCCATATAACCATAACATAATAtaggaaaaaaactttttattatagcgacagaacaaatttaattttggactAATTACAGAGGAGATATACATGTTGAGATACCCCAGAATAAAGGTGTTGTTAAATAAAACTCCGTCCACTTACTCATTTTTCTTTGCTCAATAATGTTTTTTAGAGGTGCTTCCTACGccagtgaaatttaaatttactttactaaatagttttaaagaaacAATCTAACCCCATTTGCTAATAAGTTCTagtcaaaataatgtttaaacaatctTCATCATTCCTCTTAAGTTTGTATTTACctcgtacattttaaatttatctcttaaatatttaagaaaattgtacAAACTTTCTCTAAACATTGTTACTCAAAACTCAATCCGACAAAAGATTGAATTTCGTTGTTTAATAACATACCACTGAAACCACAATAGAGACCATACATGGTGTGTTAGATGATATTCTGCATAatctctaatttataaatatctctaagagttaaagtgtttaattataaagattttaaaaatcaacacatTATGATTTTTACCGAGTTGAGTGGATATTCGATAAAAACACAGCATAAAGTAccaacataataatacaaaatatctgtagaactaagattttattctgatttcgtacattgtatgttttaaatcCCAGGAACCTAATTTATGCCTCAATCTAGAATTAATTACCGTACCTGAACGTTGTAATCTGAGAATGCGAAATAGCAATTTGTGCTGTATTTGTccacagtttattttattttgtacctcACGATTTTAGAAGAAACACAAACCAGGTTTGTCTTATGGAAAAATGCTGCAATAATAATGAACCATATTGAAGTCTAAAAATCCAAGATAATTTTGATCTAAActgaattgtaaataaatgttatactaaaCTAACCCATTCGTGGCGATAATACACAAGGCACGCTGTGTCAGAGTGAAGGCACAATGAAACAGTCTATTCACAATTCGATAACTAGGAGCCAATTTGTAAGGTCATAGGTCATTTGAGTTGTTATGTATTGAACTCTTCCGGCAGTCAGTAGTTCGTATCTCGCCTCCTCGACACGTATCCGTTCGACATGATTTCTACCACTCCAACTGTCACCGGAATTGACAAAGCGTTGAGACACATCAAACTTCTCTATTGTATAgctctcgtaatttttctatgcCAAATCTCAACGTTTATCTACTTCTACCACTGCCTGTCCAAGGCTGAAACGGAGTACATCACCATTCACGGGACTCGGTTGAGGCGTGAGACCGCCAATCTGTTTGGTGATAACGCAATCACCGCGTTTGAAGACTGGAGAATCCCTTCGAGGAACAACAGCAGGAAAGCCATCCACGAGCGGACCAGAAACTTGACCAAGATCATCAGCAAAGACGACGATGGAATGATTACTATTGGACACGCAACGAGGATTCCGGTAGGTCTAGAATAATCTTTCGTCCttgaaagaatataattttagcGGCGCGATTCGACTCTATAGTTGGTGTCATAAAAGAAATCTGTTAACGAATACTCCGGTGATGCGAAACGTTATAGTTTGAACTACATAGATCGCCAGGATCAGATTATATTGCTTGTCAGGAAAATACATGATACATCATATCATAGTCACATGTAACAGCCTATACAACCAGTGTGAAGTATATACAGCATGTTTCTTTATATATACTTAAGCAGTGCTTATCACTAATAAACTGCAGTTGCAGTAGcgtactataattaattttatttttaaacaaggaTTCATCTGATACTTAGCAGTTCATACTATTATGTCAAGGAAGAAATAACAATACAGGTATGTTCCAATTTATTGTTCgacgttacatttttaaaagttatagttCTGCAGAACAAACTCAAATTTGATCTGCAGTGATTTTTCGTGAgatgttttactgtatttatatgcttttaatatttttacaagagctttttttaataaactcttcTTATATACAAGTCTTGTGGGCATCTAACTATTTGAATACTACGTTCTTGCTAACTTCTGTTTTCGCAGCAAATTGTATAAACCTTGGAATGCTTTGTATAAGACTATCCCGCGATTGATATACACTAGTGTTACCTAAAGAATatatacagtaatacaaattttgaaatctaACTTATTCCAATTAATTGATAAACAAAGATaagtattcatatataaataattaaaaatctcaaaatgaaATGGAAAAGCCATTTAGAGTGCTTACtcaaacatacaaaacaaaactaatataattatgagTCCTCTACTACTGAaaaactgtgaaggaaacaggatttttcctggacatttgtcatcgtacagtgaaacaaaaaatcagtaacactacgtttcgagatcggcaatctgatctctttttcaggtaaatgactaacccattacataattacaaactaggttaaaacaaacaaatgataccaaagcgttgtgacacgcataactCAGGAATCActaccaccatgttgtgtgtcaacttcactaactctaaaacatgcacttaataaaaaactatatacaacactaatcattaaaacagaatacaggtcacaatacgtatgcattcgtctaccaaccacctacgactgaccagaggccaatatcAAAAGGACTgacaggcgtgtcacaacgctttggtatgatttgtttattttaagctagtttgtaattatgtattaggttagttatttacctgaagaagagattagattgcagatctcgaaacgtagtgtgattgatttttttgtttcactgaacgatggcaaatgtctggagaaatcctgtttccttcacaatccttccatcgtcaaaaataaacttcaaacaaagaactgaaCATGTTACACTGTTGTGGAAAGTTACCTCCACAATACTCCAAGTTTGGAAACTGGACACGATCTTCGTTATACCAGGTACTCATGTTCTGGTGCTGCAGAAAGAGTTTCAGTCGACTTTCCTGTAACATGGACGTGTTGTCGTGTTTTATGATAAAGTAAAACTGAAGTAATGTTTGGTTggttgggccaacgatcggtggagtaatcgaacctcaGACCTATAAGGCCGGACTCCTGATACTGTGACGTCACAAGACCCGTCCGACCGCTCTGCCTCATTCAGTGGGAATAAACGAGCAATTAACctcataattgttaatattttatccttttttttgCAATTAAAGACAATAAACTGTCATAATTTCTAAAGAACATTTTCCCAACAAAAAtgtagtttgtttattaaaataggttatatttttggacataaaatttaaaagtgacatACGTACTTTGTAAACCTTTATACAACGAAAGAGTTTGTAGCAGACAACTAATAACAGATGATTCGCGCACTTATACTCTATCAGCTGTGACAAATACGCGAAGGGTATACGGCCGGCCGGAAGTATAGTGAGACCACAGACTAAAGAAATATAGAAATATCTTTGGTCTGTGGTGTGACGTAGCGATTGGTGGCGGGGGACAGCACTCCGGACTGTATTATGAAACTTCTGAGATTTCATAATTAACGATTATAGTCTGGCATTGCTTGTGCTGGATGCAGTCATAGTGATGGGACACTAGTTGAATAATTCACATATGTTCTAAGTGATTCAAAGTCAATTTAAAGTTCAATGATTTTGTCGGAAGATAGCATCAAATGAGCTAGACAACGATCAGCAACTAAATGGATTCTCTTAACTACTCACATGGCTGATATGAGGAATTAACTACAATACGAAGTCCGCCTACCGACTGAAGATTCTCGTGACGTTACTGAAAGGTAGATGAGTGGTTCATGGTAAACTGTCCCCCCCCCGTGCATTGCTTGGGTGACAACTGATTACGTCTTTAATAGTAAGACCAGTGGTAgctaaatctttttaataataactcaAGACAAGAACTGATTGACACCATGAAACGTCTGTGAGTTGAGGATTCAATAAAGGATGAATTAGAAATACAGCGGACTCTTTTTGAGTTTTTTGAGAGTTTTCCAGTTGAGAGACGGCTTCTGGTTTACCTCAAACATGAccaatatattgtgtaaaattgagcagaattttaatgtagtaacttactttatttatacattactgTTGTACTGATCACAAAGTAATCTTTATGTATTAGTAATAgattttgaaatggaaatttcAATTAGTACAGGAGATATACCGTAGCGTAAGGTTTACTCACAGAACTGAGTTTACAATGATGCATCTTGTTGTAGACGTCCGATTTGTATTGTTTGGCTCGAATAATTATAACAATGGACCCATTAGTATAATAGtctataaataaacaaagctgaCTAATTCACTGACCATTTCATAAAGTATCGAGTATTGTCCATTATGTGGAATTAAGTACATAATATTGTGAATCTTGAGCTCTGAACCCgaagaacattaaaacattgcCCACCTGTTcatgttataaacattttgaaagagCAGAAGGGTTCCTGCATATTATTTAGGacaattcaaaactaaaatattttttgtattttatctgttttttaaccgatttagcacattattttaccatatatcgtatattatatatttacaacagtaAGACCGTGTCGCCCAAATTAAAACCCGGATTTGAAAGCTACCTAAATTACATGTTCTGCATACAAGACcctatattttaaaagtaaataataaataaaggtaaATTAGTAGCGAAAATTgggaaattctaaaaaaaaactcccaacattttaatatatacagataCATTTGTATTAATGGTACAAATGTTAGCCTCTTTGTACAAACGCTGTGAACTGGTGTAACCATCAACCTGCTagttatcttaataataatagaaataaatatcacGTAGGCCAAATAAGTTGAGAGAGAAGCGGAGAAGGTTCTCGCGACTGTGAAGGCGGCCGCTCAATCAATTGAAAGGGACGGCGATTGTTCAATCAGAGACCGGATACGGGAGTGACACGATGTCGGTGTCGCTACGGGCTAGAGCTGGACTGGTGAAGAGATCGCGATGCCTGGTCCGGTACCTGGCCGCCCGGTGTCGCCGGTGTGAGACAGTGGAGGCTCGGCTCAGGGTGGTGACTGCCGTGCTGGTGTGTGTCGTGGTGTGCGAGGTCGCAGTGGTGGTGTACTTGTACGTGCTCGCGGCTGCCCCGTCTCAACCCCTAGCCAGGACCAAGCGGGAGAGTGCGGTACTCGAGAACACTGTCGGCAATCCGGAGTCCGAGCTAAGTGTAGAATTCGTCAACCCCAAGCTGCGCGCAGAACTCGAGGAAAAGGAGAAATTCAATGGGAGCAAAACTGAGAAAGGTGCCAACCCT
It includes:
- the LOC124374805 gene encoding uncharacterized protein LOC124374805 (The sequence of the model RefSeq protein was modified relative to this genomic sequence to represent the inferred CDS: added 67 bases not found in genome assembly); the encoded protein is MSVSLRARAGLVKRSRCLVRYLAARCRRCETVEARLRVVTAVLVCVVVCEVAVVVYLYVLAAAPSQPLARTKRESAVLENTVGNPESELSVEFVNPKLRAELEEKEKFNGSKTEKGANPWVWLTSYSRVPIVAVEGFCRAAKDYCPAGPPGT